In the genome of Pieris napi chromosome 16, ilPieNapi1.2, whole genome shotgun sequence, one region contains:
- the LOC125057173 gene encoding bombyxin A-3 homolog: MKVLVLLVAISMASAAEAQGVYCGRRLAMALAMLCDTNEDKRGDWSMYGPLAHERTEHQDNWSVWPSLPQPWLQLSRARSLGRPKRQVVMECCMKPCSEDELMAYC, translated from the coding sequence ATGAAAGTACTAGTTTTGTTGGTGGCAATCAGCATGGCGAGCGCAGCTGAAGCACAAGGTGTTTACTGTGGGAGGAGGTTGGCTATGGCGCTGGCAATGCTGTGTGATACAAACGAGGACAAACGAGGGGACTGGTCTATGTATGGACCATTGGCGCACGAGAGAACTGAGCACCAAGATAACTGGTCCGTCTGGCCGTCGTTACCTCAACCCTGGCTGCAGCTAAGCCGGGCTCGCAGCCTGGGACGCCCCAAAAGACAGGTCGTGATGGAGTGCTGCATGAAACCCTGCTCGGAAGACGAACTTATGGCCTACTGCTAA